The Candida albicans SC5314 chromosome 5, complete sequence genome includes a region encoding these proteins:
- the FYV5 gene encoding Fyv5p (Protein with a predicted role maturation of 18S rRNA; rat catheter biofilm induced), producing MHPNNKNSFKSKKKFIDRREAKSQDIKRALTHRARLRKNYFKLLEKEGLQEEGKPEDENDIRPTKKKGINFEERAAIVKQRKEEKRKFKLASVQAKLEKIESNSKERALKREQLKKSTTKGQPLMGPRINDLLDKIKKNEMS from the coding sequence ATGCatccaaataataaaaattcatttaaatcaaaaaagaaatttataGATCGTCGAGAAGCCAAGTCTCAAGATATAAAACGTGCATTAACCCATAGGGCTAGATTAAGAAAGAACTATTTCAAACtattagaaaaagaagggTTACAAGAGGAGGGGAAGCCTGAAGATGAGAACGATATAAGACCAACCAAGAAGAAGGGAataaattttgaagaaCGTGCAGCCATTGTGAAACAACGTAAAGAGGAAAAACGTAAATTCAAACTAGCAAGTGTACAAGcaaaattggaaaagaTTGAATCTAATTCGAAAGAAAGAGCTTTAAAACGTGaacaactaaaaaaatcaactaCTAAAGGACAACCACTAATGGGTCCAAGAATAAACGATCTTTTAgataaaataaagaaaaacgAAATGAGTTGA